The proteins below are encoded in one region of Phyllopteryx taeniolatus isolate TA_2022b chromosome 11, UOR_Ptae_1.2, whole genome shotgun sequence:
- the pik3ap1 gene encoding phosphoinositide 3-kinase adapter protein 1 isoform X2, protein MEENISCGESVNSTSLPPHELLILHTAEAQEWATYLQQILQKSSRKFHKSSLLLYTIGPADRGYNFENVHSFNCVVLLLTGAFIDFMSEPELHGALQRLLHPSHRVVALLCGVSEEDILMADGFEEWSRWRKLHAEDEPAIYVSTILETITNSKLQAEHVIKYTASEQLHITRASSSEDPTTDETREVMSDECRKRTLKDDELVTVGLSVTKEMNPHSHINCLTVQPTRLLCGVEESIFIIFSDKVDDLSSPEVEFSSENNPTKIVPCTVENEYTISLTAPEMQAGVVSLTLCSTQSRISLKSVTYYTNMGEVSQCLENAADPINFLCQAFNLMSNSIEFLDNILTDSIKSKMPACLQLFGIRQIEEHNMAAYKRSEELPTLLHFAAKYGLKKLTRVLLQIPGALQAYSVMNKNGDYPNTLAEKSGFPDLRQFIDEFVTADMLKSYNEGPDESTEDYEEMSTTKYSSCPNDMYVSMLGINPECADDLYEVMNEVVENPEEAMLRKFFQAKPHNSVALDEGEQLKCEQMENAEANDLNEIVNEFEPYNLSSEDIYDTLDDNNCHNAAVLSRPPAPIPRPEIEPEPEPEKPVTYIARAAAQPAMDSSIPVYDAFAGMKTLGQRQLITLQERVKVGEITVDEAVCEFKAWQLDHESRATSVRYQQDNLRRLRESINRRHNEREKAGKDLDYEISAPLQRNSFWGATVTLECPVYDGTPRMVPPSSSAAQFIQRGSWKTGSTSSTSSSESNRLSTHSNVSYSSGTEPDFEDSLENLPLPPRPSDAAPLIPPRIPPRNSQSMSDKMLPEPYVPYPTRAPPQRPPQRHTKSAPPVPRRLR, encoded by the exons ATGGAAGAAAACATCTCCTGTGGGGAATCAG ttAATTCTACATCCCTCCCACCGCATGAGCTACTAATTCTGCACACTGCTGAGGCACAGGAATGGGCAACATATTTGCAGCAGATCCTGCAGAAGTCTTCCAGGAAGTTCCACAAAAGCTCACTTTTGCTTTATACCATTGGCCCAGCTGATCGTGGGTACAACTTTGAAAATGTTCACAGCTTCAATTGCGTTGTGCTGCTCCTCACTGGAGCATTCATAGACTTCATGTCTGAGCCTGAACTGCATGGAGCCCTTCAGAGGCTGCTCCACCCATCACACAGAGTGGTGGCGCTGTTGTGTGGCGTCTCCGAAGAAGACATTCTGATGGCTGATGGCTTTGAAGAATGGTCCCGTTGGAGGAAACTTCACGCTGAGGATGAACCTGCTATCTACGTCTCGACGATTTTGGAGACCATCACTAACA GCAAGCTACAGGCTGAACATGTGATCAAATATACAGCCTCAGAACAGCTGCACATCACACGAGCCTCTTCAAGTGAAGATCCCACCACAGATGAGACACGGGAAGTGATGTCAGACGAGTGTCGAAAAAGAACCTTGAAGGATGATGAACTTGTGACCGTCGGTCTTTCAGTAACCAAGGAAATGAATCCACACTCACACATCAACTGCCTCACTGTCCAACCAACCCGACTTCTGTGTGGA GTGGAGGAAAGCATTTTTATCATCTTTTCTGATAAAGTAGATGATCTCTCATCACCAGAGGTGGAGTTTTCTTCTGAAAATAACCCAACAAAAATAGTTCCATGCACTGTTGAGAATGAGTACACCATAAGTCTTACTGCACCCG AAATGCAAGCAGGGGTGGTATCACTCACTCTGTGCTCTACTCAGTCACGTATAAGCTTGAAAAGTGTCACATACTATACCAACATGGGAGAAGTCAGTCAGTGTCTTGAAAATGCTGCCGATCCCATAAATTTCCTCTGCCAG gCTTTCAATTTGATGTCCAATTCAATTGAGTTTTTGGACAACATTCTAACTGACTCAATAAAATCCAAGATGCCAGCATGTCTTCAGCTGTTTGGGATCAGACAGATTGAGGAGCACAATATGGCAGCAT ATAAGCGTAGTGAGGAACTTCCCACGCTGCTCCACTTTGCTGCGAAGTACGGCCTGAAGAAGCTGACGAGGGTCCTCCTTCAGATTCCTGGGGCGCTGCAAGCTTACAGCGTGATGAACAAGAACGGAGATTATCCAAATACGCTGGCGGAAAAGAGTGGCTTCCCAGATCTCCGACAGTTTATTGATGAATTTGTT ACTGCAGATATGCTCAAATCTTACAATGAAGGTCCAGACGAGAGTACAGAGGACTATGAAGAGATGTCAACTACCAAGTACTCAAGTTGTCCCAATGACATGTATGTGTCAATGCTGGGCATAAACCCTGAGTGTGCGGATGACCTAT ATGAAGTTATGAATGAAGTAGTGGAAAACCCTGAGGAAGCTATGTTGAGGAAATTTTTTCAAG caAAACCTCACAACAGTGTAGCCCTGGATGAGGGAGAGCAACTTAAATGTGAGCAAATGGAAAACGCAGAAGCAAATGACCTGAACGAAATTGTCAATGAGTTCGAACCGTACAACCTCTCCAGTGAAGACATCTATGATACTTTGGATGACAATAATTGCCACAATGCAGCAGTCCTGTCCCGACCACCAGCCCCGATCCCCAGACCTGAAATTGAGCCTGAGCCTGAACCTGAAAAACCTGTAACCTATATTGCAAGAG CTGCAGCTCAGCCTGCGATGGACTCCTCCATACCTGTATATGACGCTTTTGCTGGCATGAAGACGCTCGGTCAGAGACAGCTTATAACCCTGCAGGAGAGGGTAAAAGTGGGAGAAATTACTGTGGATGAAGCTGTCTGTGAATTCAAAGCTTGGCAGCTGGACCATGAGAGCAGAGCAACCTCAGTGCGCTATCAGCAG GATAATCTTAGAAGATTAAGAGAGAGCATCAACAGGCGTCACAATGAGAGAGAAAAGGCAGGAAAGGATCTTG ACTATGAGATAAGTGCCCCACTGCAAAGAAACTCCTTTTGGGGGGCCACTGTGACATTGGAGTGTCCTGTATATGACGGAACACCCAGAATGGTGCCTCCATCCTCCTCAGCAGCTCAATTTATCCAAAGAGGCAGCTGGAAGACAGGGAGCACATCCAGTACATCCA GTAGTGAGAGCAACAGACTTAGCACTCACAGCAACGTAAGCTACAGTAGTGGGACAGAGCCAGATTTCGAG gACTCTTTAGAAAACCTCCCCCTTCCACCACGACCTTCCGATGCAGCTCCACTAATTCCACCCAGAATTCCGCCACGAAATTCACAAAG CATGTCAGATAAAATGTTGCCCGAGCCTTACGTCCCCTACCCGACCCGAGCACCTcctcaaagacctcctcaaagACACACAAAGTCTGCTCCTCCTGTTCCACGTCGACTGCGGTGA
- the pik3ap1 gene encoding phosphoinositide 3-kinase adapter protein 1 isoform X1: MEENISCGESVNSTSLPPHELLILHTAEAQEWATYLQQILQKSSRKFHKSSLLLYTIGPADRGYNFENVHSFNCVVLLLTGAFIDFMSEPELHGALQRLLHPSHRVVALLCGVSEEDILMADGFEEWSRWRKLHAEDEPAIYVSTILETITNSKLQAEHVIKYTASEQLHITRASSSEDPTTDETREVMSDECRKRTLKDDELVTVGLSVTKEMNPHSHINCLTVQPTRLLCGVEESIFIIFSDKVDDLSSPEVEFSSENNPTKIVPCTVENEYTISLTAPEMQAGVVSLTLCSTQSRISLKSVTYYTNMGEVSQCLENAADPINFLCQAFNLMSNSIEFLDNILTDSIKSKMPACLQLFGIRQIEEHNMAAYKRSEELPTLLHFAAKYGLKKLTRVLLQIPGALQAYSVMNKNGDYPNTLAEKSGFPDLRQFIDEFVTADMLKSYNEGPDESTEDYEEMSTTKYSSCPNDMYVSMLGINPECADDLYEVMNEVVENPEEAMLRKFFQAKPHNSVALDEGEQLKCEQMENAEANDLNEIVNEFEPYNLSSEDIYDTLDDNNCHNAAVLSRPPAPIPRPEIEPEPEPEKPVTYIARVFSDKAMSQSQAMGTYQEAAAQPAMDSSIPVYDAFAGMKTLGQRQLITLQERVKVGEITVDEAVCEFKAWQLDHESRATSVRYQQDNLRRLRESINRRHNEREKAGKDLDYEISAPLQRNSFWGATVTLECPVYDGTPRMVPPSSSAAQFIQRGSWKTGSTSSTSSSESNRLSTHSNVSYSSGTEPDFEDSLENLPLPPRPSDAAPLIPPRIPPRNSQSMSDKMLPEPYVPYPTRAPPQRPPQRHTKSAPPVPRRLR; encoded by the exons ATGGAAGAAAACATCTCCTGTGGGGAATCAG ttAATTCTACATCCCTCCCACCGCATGAGCTACTAATTCTGCACACTGCTGAGGCACAGGAATGGGCAACATATTTGCAGCAGATCCTGCAGAAGTCTTCCAGGAAGTTCCACAAAAGCTCACTTTTGCTTTATACCATTGGCCCAGCTGATCGTGGGTACAACTTTGAAAATGTTCACAGCTTCAATTGCGTTGTGCTGCTCCTCACTGGAGCATTCATAGACTTCATGTCTGAGCCTGAACTGCATGGAGCCCTTCAGAGGCTGCTCCACCCATCACACAGAGTGGTGGCGCTGTTGTGTGGCGTCTCCGAAGAAGACATTCTGATGGCTGATGGCTTTGAAGAATGGTCCCGTTGGAGGAAACTTCACGCTGAGGATGAACCTGCTATCTACGTCTCGACGATTTTGGAGACCATCACTAACA GCAAGCTACAGGCTGAACATGTGATCAAATATACAGCCTCAGAACAGCTGCACATCACACGAGCCTCTTCAAGTGAAGATCCCACCACAGATGAGACACGGGAAGTGATGTCAGACGAGTGTCGAAAAAGAACCTTGAAGGATGATGAACTTGTGACCGTCGGTCTTTCAGTAACCAAGGAAATGAATCCACACTCACACATCAACTGCCTCACTGTCCAACCAACCCGACTTCTGTGTGGA GTGGAGGAAAGCATTTTTATCATCTTTTCTGATAAAGTAGATGATCTCTCATCACCAGAGGTGGAGTTTTCTTCTGAAAATAACCCAACAAAAATAGTTCCATGCACTGTTGAGAATGAGTACACCATAAGTCTTACTGCACCCG AAATGCAAGCAGGGGTGGTATCACTCACTCTGTGCTCTACTCAGTCACGTATAAGCTTGAAAAGTGTCACATACTATACCAACATGGGAGAAGTCAGTCAGTGTCTTGAAAATGCTGCCGATCCCATAAATTTCCTCTGCCAG gCTTTCAATTTGATGTCCAATTCAATTGAGTTTTTGGACAACATTCTAACTGACTCAATAAAATCCAAGATGCCAGCATGTCTTCAGCTGTTTGGGATCAGACAGATTGAGGAGCACAATATGGCAGCAT ATAAGCGTAGTGAGGAACTTCCCACGCTGCTCCACTTTGCTGCGAAGTACGGCCTGAAGAAGCTGACGAGGGTCCTCCTTCAGATTCCTGGGGCGCTGCAAGCTTACAGCGTGATGAACAAGAACGGAGATTATCCAAATACGCTGGCGGAAAAGAGTGGCTTCCCAGATCTCCGACAGTTTATTGATGAATTTGTT ACTGCAGATATGCTCAAATCTTACAATGAAGGTCCAGACGAGAGTACAGAGGACTATGAAGAGATGTCAACTACCAAGTACTCAAGTTGTCCCAATGACATGTATGTGTCAATGCTGGGCATAAACCCTGAGTGTGCGGATGACCTAT ATGAAGTTATGAATGAAGTAGTGGAAAACCCTGAGGAAGCTATGTTGAGGAAATTTTTTCAAG caAAACCTCACAACAGTGTAGCCCTGGATGAGGGAGAGCAACTTAAATGTGAGCAAATGGAAAACGCAGAAGCAAATGACCTGAACGAAATTGTCAATGAGTTCGAACCGTACAACCTCTCCAGTGAAGACATCTATGATACTTTGGATGACAATAATTGCCACAATGCAGCAGTCCTGTCCCGACCACCAGCCCCGATCCCCAGACCTGAAATTGAGCCTGAGCCTGAACCTGAAAAACCTGTAACCTATATTGCAAGAG TATTTTCAGATAAAGCTATGTCCCAAAGTCAAGCCATGGGAACATATCAGGAAG CTGCAGCTCAGCCTGCGATGGACTCCTCCATACCTGTATATGACGCTTTTGCTGGCATGAAGACGCTCGGTCAGAGACAGCTTATAACCCTGCAGGAGAGGGTAAAAGTGGGAGAAATTACTGTGGATGAAGCTGTCTGTGAATTCAAAGCTTGGCAGCTGGACCATGAGAGCAGAGCAACCTCAGTGCGCTATCAGCAG GATAATCTTAGAAGATTAAGAGAGAGCATCAACAGGCGTCACAATGAGAGAGAAAAGGCAGGAAAGGATCTTG ACTATGAGATAAGTGCCCCACTGCAAAGAAACTCCTTTTGGGGGGCCACTGTGACATTGGAGTGTCCTGTATATGACGGAACACCCAGAATGGTGCCTCCATCCTCCTCAGCAGCTCAATTTATCCAAAGAGGCAGCTGGAAGACAGGGAGCACATCCAGTACATCCA GTAGTGAGAGCAACAGACTTAGCACTCACAGCAACGTAAGCTACAGTAGTGGGACAGAGCCAGATTTCGAG gACTCTTTAGAAAACCTCCCCCTTCCACCACGACCTTCCGATGCAGCTCCACTAATTCCACCCAGAATTCCGCCACGAAATTCACAAAG CATGTCAGATAAAATGTTGCCCGAGCCTTACGTCCCCTACCCGACCCGAGCACCTcctcaaagacctcctcaaagACACACAAAGTCTGCTCCTCCTGTTCCACGTCGACTGCGGTGA
- the pik3ap1 gene encoding phosphoinositide 3-kinase adapter protein 1 isoform X3, producing the protein MEENISCGESVNSTSLPPHELLILHTAEAQEWATYLQQILQKSSRKFHKSSLLLYTIGPADRGYNFENVHSFNCVVLLLTGAFIDFMSEPELHGALQRLLHPSHRVVALLCGVSEEDILMADGFEEWSRWRKLHAEDEPAIYVSTILETITNSKLQAEHVIKYTASEQLHITRASSSEDPTTDETREVMSDECRKRTLKDDELVTVGLSVTKEMNPHSHINCLTVQPTRLLCGVEESIFIIFSDKVDDLSSPEVEFSSENNPTKIVPCTVENEYTISLTAPEMQAGVVSLTLCSTQSRISLKSVTYYTNMGEVSQCLENAADPINFLCQAFNLMSNSIEFLDNILTDSIKSKMPACLQLFGIRQIEEHNMAAYKRSEELPTLLHFAAKYGLKKLTRVLLQIPGALQAYSVMNKNGDYPNTLAEKSGFPDLRQFIDEFVTADMLKSYNEGPDESTEDYEEMSTTKYSSCPNDMYVSMLGINPECADDLYEVMNEVVENPEEAMLRKFFQAKPHNSVALDEGEQLKCEQMENAEANDLNEIVNEFEPYNLSSEDIYDTLDDNNCHNAAVLSRPPAPIPRPEIEPEPEPEKPVTYIARVFSDKAMSQSQAMGTYQEAAAQPAMDSSIPVYDAFAGMKTLGQRQLITLQERVKVGEITVDEAVCEFKAWQLDHESRATSVRYQQDNLRRLRESINRRHNEREKAGKDLDYEISAPLQRNSFWGATVTLECPVYDGTPRMVPPSSSAAQFIQRGSWKTGSTSSTSRLFRKPPPSTTTFRCSSTNSTQNSATKFTKHVR; encoded by the exons ATGGAAGAAAACATCTCCTGTGGGGAATCAG ttAATTCTACATCCCTCCCACCGCATGAGCTACTAATTCTGCACACTGCTGAGGCACAGGAATGGGCAACATATTTGCAGCAGATCCTGCAGAAGTCTTCCAGGAAGTTCCACAAAAGCTCACTTTTGCTTTATACCATTGGCCCAGCTGATCGTGGGTACAACTTTGAAAATGTTCACAGCTTCAATTGCGTTGTGCTGCTCCTCACTGGAGCATTCATAGACTTCATGTCTGAGCCTGAACTGCATGGAGCCCTTCAGAGGCTGCTCCACCCATCACACAGAGTGGTGGCGCTGTTGTGTGGCGTCTCCGAAGAAGACATTCTGATGGCTGATGGCTTTGAAGAATGGTCCCGTTGGAGGAAACTTCACGCTGAGGATGAACCTGCTATCTACGTCTCGACGATTTTGGAGACCATCACTAACA GCAAGCTACAGGCTGAACATGTGATCAAATATACAGCCTCAGAACAGCTGCACATCACACGAGCCTCTTCAAGTGAAGATCCCACCACAGATGAGACACGGGAAGTGATGTCAGACGAGTGTCGAAAAAGAACCTTGAAGGATGATGAACTTGTGACCGTCGGTCTTTCAGTAACCAAGGAAATGAATCCACACTCACACATCAACTGCCTCACTGTCCAACCAACCCGACTTCTGTGTGGA GTGGAGGAAAGCATTTTTATCATCTTTTCTGATAAAGTAGATGATCTCTCATCACCAGAGGTGGAGTTTTCTTCTGAAAATAACCCAACAAAAATAGTTCCATGCACTGTTGAGAATGAGTACACCATAAGTCTTACTGCACCCG AAATGCAAGCAGGGGTGGTATCACTCACTCTGTGCTCTACTCAGTCACGTATAAGCTTGAAAAGTGTCACATACTATACCAACATGGGAGAAGTCAGTCAGTGTCTTGAAAATGCTGCCGATCCCATAAATTTCCTCTGCCAG gCTTTCAATTTGATGTCCAATTCAATTGAGTTTTTGGACAACATTCTAACTGACTCAATAAAATCCAAGATGCCAGCATGTCTTCAGCTGTTTGGGATCAGACAGATTGAGGAGCACAATATGGCAGCAT ATAAGCGTAGTGAGGAACTTCCCACGCTGCTCCACTTTGCTGCGAAGTACGGCCTGAAGAAGCTGACGAGGGTCCTCCTTCAGATTCCTGGGGCGCTGCAAGCTTACAGCGTGATGAACAAGAACGGAGATTATCCAAATACGCTGGCGGAAAAGAGTGGCTTCCCAGATCTCCGACAGTTTATTGATGAATTTGTT ACTGCAGATATGCTCAAATCTTACAATGAAGGTCCAGACGAGAGTACAGAGGACTATGAAGAGATGTCAACTACCAAGTACTCAAGTTGTCCCAATGACATGTATGTGTCAATGCTGGGCATAAACCCTGAGTGTGCGGATGACCTAT ATGAAGTTATGAATGAAGTAGTGGAAAACCCTGAGGAAGCTATGTTGAGGAAATTTTTTCAAG caAAACCTCACAACAGTGTAGCCCTGGATGAGGGAGAGCAACTTAAATGTGAGCAAATGGAAAACGCAGAAGCAAATGACCTGAACGAAATTGTCAATGAGTTCGAACCGTACAACCTCTCCAGTGAAGACATCTATGATACTTTGGATGACAATAATTGCCACAATGCAGCAGTCCTGTCCCGACCACCAGCCCCGATCCCCAGACCTGAAATTGAGCCTGAGCCTGAACCTGAAAAACCTGTAACCTATATTGCAAGAG TATTTTCAGATAAAGCTATGTCCCAAAGTCAAGCCATGGGAACATATCAGGAAG CTGCAGCTCAGCCTGCGATGGACTCCTCCATACCTGTATATGACGCTTTTGCTGGCATGAAGACGCTCGGTCAGAGACAGCTTATAACCCTGCAGGAGAGGGTAAAAGTGGGAGAAATTACTGTGGATGAAGCTGTCTGTGAATTCAAAGCTTGGCAGCTGGACCATGAGAGCAGAGCAACCTCAGTGCGCTATCAGCAG GATAATCTTAGAAGATTAAGAGAGAGCATCAACAGGCGTCACAATGAGAGAGAAAAGGCAGGAAAGGATCTTG ACTATGAGATAAGTGCCCCACTGCAAAGAAACTCCTTTTGGGGGGCCACTGTGACATTGGAGTGTCCTGTATATGACGGAACACCCAGAATGGTGCCTCCATCCTCCTCAGCAGCTCAATTTATCCAAAGAGGCAGCTGGAAGACAGGGAGCACATCCAGTACATCCA gACTCTTTAGAAAACCTCCCCCTTCCACCACGACCTTCCGATGCAGCTCCACTAATTCCACCCAGAATTCCGCCACGAAATTCACAAAG CATGTCAGATAA